The DNA sequence GCATACCAACCCCAAATGAATGGAGTTGTGGAAGCCACCAACAAGAACattaagaagatactaaggaagatggtagagaaTCACAAGCCGtagcacgagaagttaccatttgccttattgggatACCATACCACAGTCCGCACGTCAACCGGTGCAACTCCTTACCTATTGATCTACGGTACTGAAGCCATCATCCTCGCCGAGGTAGAAATTCTTTCCttgagaattatacaagaagctgagctcagtgatgcagaatggataagaaGCCGCTACAAGAAGTTAGCTCCcattgatgggaaaagaatgaatgtggTGTGTCATCGTCAGCTTTATCAGAACAGAATGttcagagctttcaacaaaagggttaaACTTAGACAGTTCGCACCGGGGCAGCTAGTGCTGAAACGGATCTTTCCAtatcaggatgaagccaaaggaaaattctcacccaactggcaaggggCCTTATATGGTTCACAaggtactaacaggaggagcactcatactcgtagagatggatggagaaatttggccaaagcctattaattcagacgcagtcaaaagatactagATACTATGTCTAAATTTTTTGCAtatgatgtaactgaactacgcttgacctgattcctgtttaagaagggatacgtaggtagccctgtgggttcggtcacaattcaataaaatttccattttccCCATAAtcgaaaactggggcagaattttgaggaggaccctaaAAATTCCAAAGCAAGTTCAGCCAACGGCACTGTAAGCAGAATAGCTAGAGATTCGTCTAGGTAAatagggcagaattttgaggaggaccctcaaaattctatggcaagaaggtcgcaatgtctctaacagTGTCGCAGTTATTGGTTCATCTAATCAATTTTAAAATTACAAATTACTATGTTTTTAATAactatgcatgcatattttttcgaaaactttattcttAGCCAAATGCTACCCATGGTAACGCGGACAAGAT is a window from the Nicotiana tomentosiformis chromosome 10, ASM39032v3, whole genome shotgun sequence genome containing:
- the LOC138900181 gene encoding uncharacterized protein produces the protein MDVIGPIESTASNGHRFILVAIDYFTKWVEAASYKVVTKKVVADFVRDFRTSTGATPYLLIYGTEAIILAEVEILSLRIIQEAELSDAEWIRSRYKKLAPIDGKRMNVVCHRQLYQNRMFRAFNKRVKLRQFAPGQLVLKRIFPYQDEAKGKFSPNWQGALYGSQGTNRRSTHTRRDGWRNLAKAY